In Aspergillus luchuensis IFO 4308 DNA, chromosome 1, nearly complete sequence, the following are encoded in one genomic region:
- a CDS encoding uncharacterized protein (COG:Q;~EggNog:ENOG410PN1F;~InterPro:IPR036291,IPR002347;~PFAM:PF08659,PF00106,PF13561;~SMCOG1001:short-chain dehydrogenase/reductase SDR;~antiSMASH:Cluster_1.11;~go_process: GO:0055114 - oxidation-reduction process [Evidence IEA]): MPVSSLHILDFSFSNPYTLTLDPYGPFAVLYRLWFSRCGSVSEKDLSNYANKRVLITGGTSGCGLECTKAFARAGAHVIVTARNREKGEVLREKIMKETEPLHITPKFDVLELEMGSEDSITAFNARLQEYPSLDLVILNAGIYQTEFVVCENTGREQTLQVNLLSNCATALLAIQLLLRQPTQGRLLIISSEAHAWANPQQKSFTALMEMLNQSDTYPCYARYHISKLLVILWMQELARRIDPARVLIASATPGFCRSGLFRSFNGKTIANYLERLLCRTPDQGAWQYLTAIERMNTAVHGCFFADGRFRPSSAAATLAREEGLCDSMWDNVLKMLPECAQHVAHDLSI, translated from the exons ATGCCAGTATCCTCGCTACATATTCTGGATTTCAGCTTTTCAAATCCTTATACACTTACACTTGATCCGTATGGCCCATTTGCTGTTCTATATCGACTCTGGTTTTCAAGATGCGGGTCAGTATCAGAGAAAGACCTCTCAAATTACGCCAACAAGAGAGTCCTTATTACTGGCGGAACCAGTGGGTGTGGGTTGGAGTGCACGAAGGCATTCGCTCGTGCCGGTGCCCATGTAATCGTGACAGCAAGGAATAGGGAAAAGGGCGAAGTTCTGAGAGAAAAAATCATGAAAGAAACAGAGCCTCTCCATATTACACCCAAATTCGACGTCTTGGAATTGGAAATGGGTTCCGAAGATTCTATCACGGCTTTTAATGCTCGCCTGCAAGAGTACCCGTCTCTAGACTTAGTGATCTTGAACGCAGGCATCTACCAAACCGAATTTGTCGTATGCGAAAACACAGGAAGGGAACAGACACTACAG GTCAATCTTCTAAGTAATTGCGCTACGGCACTGCTCGCCATCCAGCTGTTACTGCGACAACCAACGCAAGGTCGTTTATTGATTATCTCATCCGAGGCGCATGCATGGGCAAATCCTCAGCAAAAGTCATTCACCGCCTTGATGGAAATGCTCAACCAGTCAGATACATATCCCTGTTATGCAAGATACCACATCAGTAAGTTACTGGTCATCCTATGGATGCAGGAGCTGGCACGCAGAATAGATCCAGCACGTGTGCTCATAGCGTCCGCCACACCCGGATTCTGCCGCAGCGGACTTTTCCGTTCGTTTAATGGTAAGACTATCGCCAATTATTTGGAGAGGCTACTTTGCCGGACCCCTGATCAGGGTGCATGGCAGTATCTCACGGCGATCGAACGCATGAACACAGCAGTGcatggctgcttcttcgcaGATGGAAGATTTAGGCC GTCATCGGCCGCGGCAACACTGGCTAGGGAAGAAGGGCTATGTGATTCTATGTGGGATAATGTCCTTAAAATGTTGCCTGAATGCGCCCAACATGTAGCCCATGACTTGTCTATCTAG
- a CDS encoding uncharacterized protein (COG:S;~EggNog:ENOG410PNPP;~SECRETED:SignalP(1-22);~TransMembrane:7 (o34-55i67-92o112-138i150-173o193-219i231-251o263-285i);~antiSMASH:Cluster_1.11) — protein sequence MSATSTAASTGTGTGVIPAPVGVTPDLDSPEKHYYTANLVVVTIGVTISTLGLLVRLYTRVVIVRKWLLDDVVIVLSWIFAIITQSLLLWGYTNAGLGVHEWDLTPTVYNRTLRVLLLGAIMYIPALGLSKISLIILYYRLSDMQQKWRITLWGMTAFVVAYMIVLECLFLFTCAPVHKAWYPDIDGRCWSKAPIFMAGVVASMFIDLVLLVMPLPIVLKLQMTSKKRFGLILMFGLGGLSLVTSTLRLAATVPMLTQEDQTYLLGGVALWINVEASLVIVTACVPSFRQVLRFHVSGWRSDSGGRLDRMSSTCNLRSVQRRQEGFTNLSLDLEMDQTDSRGHDSAGART from the exons ATGAGCGCCACCAGCACCGCTGCCTCGACAGGGACTGGCACGGGCGTTATTCCTGCACCTGTGGGTGTAACGCCTGATTTAGACAGTCCAGAGAAGCACTACTATACTGCGAACTTGGTTGTGGTCACTATAGGTGTAACCATCAGTACGTTAGGTCTCCTGGTGAGACTATATACGCGGGTGGTTATTGTGCGGAAGTGGCTGCTTGATGACG TCGTCATTGTATTATCATGG ATCTTCGCAATAATAACTCAATCCCTACTCCTAT GGGGCTACACCAACGCCGGCCTAGGCGTCCACGAATGGGACCTCACCCCTACCGTATACAACCGAACCCTCCGA gtcctcctcctcggcgcAATAATGTACATTCCCGCCCTCGGTCTATCCAAAATCTCCCTCATTATTCTCTACTACCGGCTCTCCGATATGCAACAAAAATGGCGCATAACCCTATGGGGCATGACCGCCTTCGTCGTCGCCTACATGATTGTCCTTGAATGTTTATTTCTGTTTACTTGCGCGCCGGTACATAAAGCCTGGTACCCTGACATAGACGGACGCTGCTGGAGTAAAGCCCCGATCTTCATGGCGGGCGTGGTGGCAAGTATGTTTATTGATTTGGTATTGCTGGTCATGCCGCTGCCTATTGTTCTGAAGTTGCAAATGACCTCAAAGAAGAGGTTTGGGTTGATTCTTatgtttgggttgggaggTTT GTCACTAGTTACGAGTACATTGCGACTGGCGGCTACGGTGCCGATGTTGACGCAGGAAGACCAGACATATCTGTTGGGTGGGGTGGCTCTTTGGAT TAATGTCGAGGCAAGTCTCGTCATCGTCACAGCTTGTGTACCATCATTCCGACAAGTCTTGAGGTTCCATGTGTCTGGATGGCGGAGTGACAGTGGCGGAAGGCTTGATAGGATGTCCAGCACTTGCAATCTTCGCAGTGTGCAGCGGAGACAGGAAGGGTTCACGAATTTGAGTCTTGATCTGGAGATGGATCAAACTGACTCGCGTGGACATGATTCGGCTGGGGCACGGACCTAG